From the Planktothricoides raciborskii GIHE-MW2 genome, the window ACCTCTTGCTACATAGAGCAATACATCTTCTTCTAGGTAGCCAAAAGCTTCTTGAGCTTTATGCAATACCTCAATCAACGCATCTTGACGATATTGATTCCGCTTCATCGTCATGTCTAGCACTTTGAAGCGTTTATCCCCGCTAGGATGGTCTGATGGGCTTTTTTTGGCTTTGGCCGCTTCACTTTTCACTTCTTTAGATTGCATAGCTAATTTAGTCCTTTGTTTCGCTCGAAATAAGGGATTCTATGGGTCGCGATCGGGTAATGCTTCTCTATTAGGTTGACCGCGTAAATTACCCGTTGAGAAAGATTTCCACTTCCCATGTTGAGTCGGTATTTATCTCCCCAGATAATCGTTTATGGTTTTAACCTCCTAGCTAATTGAGGCGGTTGAGACAGGTTTTTCATTATGCTCAAACTTCTGGTTGACTGCTCACTCTATATCCTGACATATTTTTTAGGAATATATTGCCTGATTCCAGAATGTTTTTATAATTTATCCGTTAAATTTTCTCCCCGCTGGTTATTCGATCGATCTGATTTTTTGCCGATTTATTAGTTAAATTCCTCTGACATTAGATTTTTTGTAAGCTATTCTATGAATTATAGTCAAAACCATTCCCTAAACAGATTAAATTATGTGAAGTAATATGAGATACAGACATCGGCTTGATTTATTTATATTTTCAGTTTTGCCAGTTGAAAAACTTAAGATTTGTTTAAGATTTATTTCAAAAAAACAACATGGTTGTTGTTTAATCTCTGCTTTTGGTTAAGACAGTTTTTCTCTATTTTTGACTGACTCAGCTTGTGTCATGTATTCATCAAAAACAAGGGGAAATCATGGATGGGGATTTATTTTTTCTGTTGATTTGCCCGCTTTTTTGCGACCCCGAGAGTGATTCACCACAACCCAGCCTTCAGTAAAATATGATTCACGGGCAAATTCAGCCATGATTCCCTAGCGGCGATCGCGCCCCTGGTTTCGATGGAAATAGGCGATCGCGCTTTAATCAAAAAAACTTACTCTTTACATAAAAAAGCTTAATCTTAATCAGGGTTGAAATGTAAAGAATTGTGTGTTATATTAAAAATGGGCAAACAAAAAGCCCAATAAATAGAACCTAGAAAAATACATAGCACTCATAAACACATGACCACTACTCTGCAACAGCGCGAGAGCGCTTCTCTGTGGCAGCGCTTCTGCTCCTGGGTCACGAGCACCGATAACCGCCTGTATGTGGGCTGGTTCGGCGTCCTGATGATCCCCACCCTTTTGACCGCAACCATCTGCTACATCATTGCTTTCGTCGCTGCTCCTCCAGTGGACATCGACGGTATCCGTGAACCTGTGGCGGGTTCCTTACTGTTAGGCAACAACATCATCTCTGGTGCCGTTGTTCCTTCCAGCAATGCGATCGGTCTGCACTTCTACCCCATTTGGGAAGCCGCTTCTCTCGATGAGTGGCTGTACAATGGTGGCCCATACCAGTTAGTGATTTTCCACTTCCTGATCGGCATCTTCTGCTACATGGGTCGTGAGTGGGAATTGTCCTACCGCTTGGGTATGCGTCCTTGGATCTGCGTCGCTTACAGCGCTCCTGTGGCTGCTGCCAGCGCCGTGTTCCTGATCTACCCCATCGGTCAAGGTTCTTTCTCCGATGGTATGCCTCTGGGTATCTCTGGAACCTTCAACTTTATGTTGGTATTCCAAGCTGAACACAACATCCTGATGCACCCCTTCCATATGTTAGGTGTGGCCGGTGTGTTCGGTGGCGCTCTGTTCTCCGCTATGCACGGTTCTTTGGTGACTTCTTCTTTGGTTCGTGAAACCACCGAAGTTGAATCTCAAAACTATGGTTACAAGTTCGGTCAAGAAGAAGAAACCTACAACATCGTTGCCGCTCACGGTTACTTTGGTCGTTTAATCTTCCAATATGCTTCCTTCAACAACAGCCGCTCTCTGCACTTCTTCTTGGGTGCATGGCCGGTGATTGGGATCTGGTTCACCGCTCTGGGTGTGTCCACGATGGCCTTCAACCTGAACGGTTTCAACTTCAACCAATCTATTGTTGACTCTCAAGGTCGCGTAATCAACACCTGGGCTGATGTGATCAACCGCGCTAACCTGGGTATGGAAGTGATGCACGAGCGTAATGCTCACAACTTCCCCTTAGACTTAGCTGCTGGTGAAGCTGCTCCTGTGGCTTTGAGTGCTCCTCAAATCAATGGCTAATTCTTAGCTAATTTAGCTAAATAAATAAAAAAACGCTCTCCTTAAAAGGGGGGCGTTTTTTTGTTTGGGGGTATGGCTTTGGTCATTACCCCAGCTAGAACAGGAAATTAAAATATAATGGTGAAAACAAGCTTTGTGCGCTTATGCCAAAAAAAATTCGAGAATTGAAAAGCCTGTTGCTAAAAGCAGGATTTATTTGCCAACCTGCCAAAGGTAGCCACAGCAAATGGAAGCATCCTAAATTGTCACAGGCGATCGTTATAGCTGGTCAAGATGGCAGTGATGCTAAAATTTATTTGGAAAAACAAGTGAATGAAGCTTTAGCAGAACTGAAAAAACTGGAAGATGAGGAGGCAGGAGAATGAACTATACGGTGATTATTCAGTGGTCACAAGAAGATGAATGTTTTGTTGTGTTTCTCCCTGAATTTGAAGATGTGATGCAACCTGTCACTCATGGAGAGTCTTATGAAGCGGCGATTAAAAATGCTCAAGAGGTCATAGATTTATTGATTTCTAGTTATCGCGAAGAGGGCAAACCTTTACCAGCGATGAAGAATTTAGAGCGCTTAATTAAGGCGGCATAAATAAAATGAGAAAACAGCATGAAACGAGTTTGTTGCGTAATCTTAGTAGAGATTCGTAGGTTGGGTTGAAGCATGAAACCCAACATTTATCATAGCGCAAGTTGTGTTTCGTCCCAAGGCTAACCCGACAGGATTTGAGGATTTAATCATTGTAGTTCACATAGATGTACTGTTTAAAGACAGGATTCAGTTGAAACTGCGATCGCCCTCCCGTGGTCACTTTTTCGACTAAGCCCCGTCTGCCTAAAGATTGCATAGCTTCGGTTAATTCTGATTTGGCAAATTCCCGTAATCCAGGTGGTTGAGAAATAT encodes:
- the psbA gene encoding photosystem II q(b) protein; translation: MTTTLQQRESASLWQRFCSWVTSTDNRLYVGWFGVLMIPTLLTATICYIIAFVAAPPVDIDGIREPVAGSLLLGNNIISGAVVPSSNAIGLHFYPIWEAASLDEWLYNGGPYQLVIFHFLIGIFCYMGREWELSYRLGMRPWICVAYSAPVAAASAVFLIYPIGQGSFSDGMPLGISGTFNFMLVFQAEHNILMHPFHMLGVAGVFGGALFSAMHGSLVTSSLVRETTEVESQNYGYKFGQEEETYNIVAAHGYFGRLIFQYASFNNSRSLHFFLGAWPVIGIWFTALGVSTMAFNLNGFNFNQSIVDSQGRVINTWADVINRANLGMEVMHERNAHNFPLDLAAGEAAPVALSAPQING
- a CDS encoding type II toxin-antitoxin system HicA family toxin; the protein is MPKKIRELKSLLLKAGFICQPAKGSHSKWKHPKLSQAIVIAGQDGSDAKIYLEKQVNEALAELKKLEDEEAGE
- a CDS encoding type II toxin-antitoxin system HicB family antitoxin; translated protein: MNYTVIIQWSQEDECFVVFLPEFEDVMQPVTHGESYEAAIKNAQEVIDLLISSYREEGKPLPAMKNLERLIKAA